One window from the genome of Pseudoalteromonas sp. '520P1 No. 423' encodes:
- a CDS encoding cytochrome c — protein MIKKLLLVSGLALTAINVQAADVAAGKAKSATCAACHGAAGISAIPMYPNLAGQKAVYTVKQLKAFKSGTRKDPVMAPMASMLSDADMENIAAYYASLK, from the coding sequence ATGATAAAAAAATTATTATTAGTTTCAGGGTTAGCGTTAACAGCAATTAATGTTCAAGCAGCAGACGTTGCTGCAGGTAAAGCAAAATCAGCAACATGTGCAGCTTGTCATGGTGCTGCAGGTATTAGTGCTATACCTATGTATCCTAACTTAGCAGGACAAAAAGCGGTTTACACTGTTAAACAATTAAAAGCGTTTAAAAGCGGTACTCGTAAAGACCCTGTAATGGCGCCTATGGCTTCTATGTTATCAGATGCAGATATGGAGAATATTGCGGCATATTACGCAAGTTTAAAATAA
- a CDS encoding DUF3630 family protein, whose translation MTKIQFDIEHQLLLILNDVPPQDDDFELWASIFLHHDAFSKCEFEQGADIHLMRFIYENQRFNLNFEHYSESVWITADGIEAEALLPELYQYLLSH comes from the coding sequence ATGACAAAGATTCAATTTGATATTGAACATCAATTATTATTAATTTTAAACGATGTACCTCCGCAAGATGATGACTTTGAACTATGGGCTAGCATATTTTTACACCATGATGCTTTTTCAAAATGTGAATTTGAACAAGGTGCAGACATTCACTTAATGAGATTTATATATGAAAATCAAAGATTTAACCTTAACTTTGAACATTACAGTGAAAGTGTTTGGATCACAGCTGACGGTATAGAAGCCGAAGCATTATTACCTGAGTTATATCAGTACCTATTAAGTCATTGA
- a CDS encoding BamA/TamA family outer membrane protein yields MSYLFTCAMLSFAQDAPLPIKLANSCKSKTPKDGKSNEEAHAILDNSYTLPKALPGLKVGKITFKRLDIFDTSNPDEDIALFRLANKLHLATREDVIESQLLFAPDELYSPKILLESERLLRNASYLYDARITAEINCHNTVDINVITKELWTLVPEINFSRSGGENKSKIGFRDSNLFGLGKRISISKTSNADRDGYLFIYDDPNILNSRYRSHLEYSDNSDGEHYYFDINYPFFALSTPYSYGFKTYSNRRTEQIYNRGEVISEFSQNTQINQFHFGLSSREQTWVKRISFGYQIEKHEFSELINSTIPVAEDRNLNYPWFSIRWLQDNYIKINNFDSISRTEDLNLGWDFSAKMGYSDKNLSNDDNRLIYQTSINKAHFQSKDILWRFNAGLYGYWNFKHAEIENALLSSSAQVHYNTNLSQSWYAKLKVQYSKNLTLDNQLTLGGDTGLRGYPIQYQNGDQSVLFNIEKRYYWEYNFLQLFSVGGAAFFDIGRAWYSNKDNGINGGTLKDIGIGLRLAPSKANSKTVIHIDLAIPLDKSEDVESAQWLLTVKNTF; encoded by the coding sequence ATGAGTTATTTATTTACATGTGCAATGCTTAGCTTTGCACAAGATGCCCCATTGCCAATAAAGTTAGCCAATAGTTGTAAATCAAAAACACCAAAAGATGGTAAGTCTAATGAAGAAGCACACGCTATATTAGATAATAGCTATACATTACCTAAAGCATTACCGGGTCTAAAAGTAGGAAAAATCACATTTAAGCGCCTCGATATTTTTGATACTTCAAACCCAGATGAAGATATTGCACTATTCAGGTTGGCCAATAAACTGCACCTTGCAACAAGAGAGGACGTGATAGAATCACAACTACTTTTTGCACCTGATGAACTTTATTCTCCAAAAATATTATTAGAATCAGAACGCTTATTAAGAAATGCATCTTATTTATACGATGCACGAATTACAGCTGAAATAAATTGCCATAACACAGTAGATATTAACGTCATTACTAAAGAGCTATGGACATTAGTACCCGAAATTAATTTTAGTCGCTCGGGAGGCGAAAATAAATCAAAAATTGGTTTTAGAGATTCTAATTTATTTGGCTTAGGTAAACGCATCTCTATATCAAAAACATCAAATGCTGATCGAGATGGATACTTATTTATATATGACGATCCCAATATATTAAATTCAAGGTATCGTAGCCATTTAGAATACTCAGATAACTCTGATGGCGAACACTATTATTTTGACATTAACTATCCTTTTTTTGCTTTAAGTACACCTTATAGCTATGGCTTTAAAACTTATTCAAATAGACGTACCGAGCAGATTTATAATCGTGGCGAAGTTATTTCTGAATTTTCACAAAACACACAAATCAACCAATTTCATTTTGGCTTATCATCTAGAGAGCAAACATGGGTAAAAAGAATTTCATTTGGTTATCAAATAGAAAAGCATGAATTTTCAGAGCTAATAAATTCAACAATCCCAGTCGCAGAAGATCGTAATCTCAACTACCCTTGGTTCTCTATTAGGTGGCTACAAGATAACTATATAAAAATAAATAACTTTGACTCTATATCCCGCACCGAAGACTTAAATCTAGGCTGGGATTTTTCAGCAAAAATGGGCTATTCAGATAAAAATTTATCTAATGATGATAATCGACTCATTTACCAAACATCTATAAATAAAGCTCACTTTCAATCAAAAGATATTCTATGGCGTTTTAATGCAGGGCTTTATGGGTATTGGAATTTTAAACATGCTGAAATAGAAAATGCGCTCTTAAGTTCATCAGCACAAGTACATTACAATACCAATCTAAGTCAATCTTGGTATGCAAAACTAAAAGTGCAATATAGTAAAAACTTAACCTTAGATAACCAATTAACTTTAGGAGGCGATACAGGTCTTAGAGGCTATCCTATTCAGTATCAAAATGGCGATCAAAGTGTCTTATTTAATATAGAAAAGCGCTATTATTGGGAGTATAACTTTTTACAGTTATTTAGCGTTGGTGGTGCTGCTTTTTTTGATATTGGCAGAGCCTGGTATTCAAATAAAGACAATGGCATTAATGGTGGCACACTCAAAGATATCGGTATAGGGCTTAGATTGGCGCCTTCTAAGGCTAATTCTAAAACCGTCATACATATAGATTTAGCGATCCCATTAGATAAATCAGAAGATGTTGAATCTGCACAATGGTTACTAACGGTAAAAAATACTTTTTAA
- a CDS encoding DUF2956 domain-containing protein, translating into MNQKTSNETQQQAMAVAKSIQKSGQTKEQTKLIAKGIEKGISEFKKQQKIKSRQRDKFKKQQAKSKSQEDSTLEVKVESSVDFKSTLPWVLLVVSWFGFIFYSFFR; encoded by the coding sequence ATGAATCAAAAAACATCAAACGAAACTCAGCAGCAGGCAATGGCTGTTGCCAAAAGTATTCAAAAATCAGGACAAACTAAAGAGCAAACAAAACTAATTGCTAAAGGTATAGAGAAAGGCATTAGTGAATTTAAAAAACAACAAAAAATAAAGTCTCGTCAAAGAGATAAATTTAAAAAGCAACAAGCAAAATCAAAATCTCAAGAAGATTCAACTTTAGAAGTTAAGGTCGAATCAAGTGTTGATTTTAAAAGTACATTGCCTTGGGTTTTGCTTGTAGTGAGTTGGTTTGGTTTTATTTTTTATTCGTTTTTTAGGTAG